A single window of Achromobacter xylosoxidans DNA harbors:
- a CDS encoding acyl-CoA thioesterase, whose amino-acid sequence MAAPFVSQVEVRFRHCDPAGIVFYPRYFEMINDFVEEWFDKGMGLPFHALHVERHIGTPMASVTCDFSAPSRWHEKLRQTLQVQRIGGASFKALVRFEGPDGQLRLSATLTIVTVDLRTMKSMPLPADLRERMQDYLVAAE is encoded by the coding sequence ATGGCAGCTCCGTTCGTCAGCCAGGTTGAAGTCCGCTTCCGTCATTGCGATCCGGCGGGCATCGTTTTCTACCCGCGCTATTTCGAGATGATCAATGACTTTGTCGAGGAGTGGTTCGACAAGGGCATGGGCTTGCCATTCCACGCGCTGCACGTGGAGCGCCATATCGGCACGCCGATGGCGTCGGTGACGTGCGATTTCAGCGCGCCGAGCCGCTGGCACGAGAAGCTGCGGCAGACGCTGCAGGTGCAGCGCATCGGCGGCGCGTCGTTCAAGGCGTTGGTGCGCTTCGAGGGGCCGGACGGGCAGTTGCGGCTGTCGGCGACGTTGACGATCGTGACGGTGGATCTGCGCACGATGAAGTCGATGCCGTTGCCGGCGGATCTGCGCGAGCGCATGCAGGATTATCTGGTTGCCGCCGAGTGA
- a CDS encoding RidA family protein, which translates to MKILQPPDWMAPRGYSNGILTEMTVGSKLVFVGGQVGWNGQQQFESDELADQVRQTLANIVAILAEGGARPEHIVRMTWYVTDKDAYVAAYPEIGKHYRELIGRHFPAMTAVEVADLVEDRAKVEIEVTAVVPA; encoded by the coding sequence ATGAAGATTCTGCAACCGCCGGATTGGATGGCGCCGCGGGGCTATTCGAATGGGATCCTGACCGAGATGACGGTGGGGAGCAAGCTGGTGTTCGTGGGCGGGCAGGTGGGCTGGAACGGGCAGCAGCAGTTCGAGTCGGATGAACTGGCCGATCAGGTGCGGCAGACGTTGGCGAACATCGTGGCGATTCTCGCCGAGGGCGGGGCCAGGCCGGAGCATATCGTTCGGATGACGTGGTATGTGACGGACAAGGATGCGTATGTGGCGGCTTATCCGGAGATCGGGAAGCACTATCGTGAATTGATCGGGAGGCATTTCCCGGCGATGACGGCGGTGGAGGTGGCGGATCTGGTGGAGGATCGGGCCAAGGTGGAGATTGAAGTTACGGCTGTTGTGCCGGCTTGA
- a CDS encoding AraC family transcriptional regulator, giving the protein MHGWSRIELAPLLKRRVFSSTQPAETRERVSEALKEHRLTWKGGRVDAELNRARFGALSVCTLRYGAEVHIEPDRLQDFMLVQVPLRGRARIECGTDCVDAHPDCAAVIAPNRALKLHWEAGCEQLLLKIPRGKLEAIGHRIFGDAAARPLDFSPSLRLDTPVGAAWRSMMTSLIHLLPTLDDGAPRPPAAWLEHLEDTLVLHLLYNQPNTWQRHAGLAPALPRRITQAEAYMRAHLAAPLTLTDIARGAGASPSALTRLFQQHRETTPMQALRVLRLDAAREKLQQGACESVTEVAVSVGISHLGRFSEYYRDRFGELPRETFQAGK; this is encoded by the coding sequence ATGCACGGCTGGTCCCGCATCGAGCTGGCGCCATTGCTCAAACGACGCGTCTTCAGTTCCACCCAGCCCGCCGAAACGCGCGAACGCGTCTCCGAAGCGCTCAAGGAACACCGCCTGACCTGGAAAGGCGGCCGCGTCGACGCCGAACTGAACCGCGCCCGCTTCGGCGCCCTGAGCGTCTGTACGTTGCGCTACGGCGCCGAAGTCCACATCGAACCCGACCGCCTGCAGGACTTCATGCTGGTGCAGGTGCCGCTGCGCGGCCGCGCCCGCATCGAATGCGGCACCGACTGCGTCGACGCCCACCCCGACTGCGCCGCCGTCATCGCCCCCAACCGCGCCCTGAAACTGCACTGGGAAGCCGGCTGCGAGCAACTGCTGCTGAAGATCCCGCGCGGCAAGCTCGAAGCCATCGGCCACCGCATCTTCGGCGACGCCGCCGCCCGCCCCCTGGACTTCAGCCCCTCGCTACGCCTGGACACCCCCGTCGGCGCCGCCTGGCGCAGCATGATGACCAGCCTGATCCACCTGCTGCCCACCCTGGACGACGGCGCCCCAAGGCCCCCCGCCGCCTGGCTCGAACACCTGGAAGACACGCTCGTCCTGCACCTGCTCTACAACCAGCCCAACACCTGGCAACGCCACGCCGGCCTGGCCCCCGCCCTGCCCCGCCGCATCACCCAGGCCGAAGCCTACATGCGCGCCCACCTGGCCGCCCCCCTGACCCTGACAGACATCGCCCGCGGCGCCGGCGCCAGCCCCAGCGCCCTCACCCGCCTGTTCCAGCAACACCGCGAGACCACCCCCATGCAGGCGCTACGCGTCCTGCGCCTGGACGCCGCCCGCGAAAAACTGCAACAAGGCGCCTGCGAAAGCGTGACCGAGGTGGCGGTATCCGTAGGCATCAGCCACCTGGGCCGCTTCTCCGAGTACTACCGCGACCGCTTCGGCGAACTCCCCCGCGAAACTTTCCAAGCCGGCAAATAG
- a CDS encoding ABC transporter substrate-binding protein: protein MNGKLWRRRALAALVAVGCMTAAGGASAADKIKVGLLTTLSGPGAALGNEIRDGFNLALQHTGGKLGGLPAEVVVADDQQKADAGRQAVERLLKRDKVDVMTGIVFSNVLLPVMPAILQSGTIYLSTNTGPENYAGAGCNPNFFAVAWQNEDIPAAMGKYAADQGFKRVALIAPDYPGGRESLNGFKRLYKGGLSEEIYTQLGQLDYGVEITRLRASKPDAVFFFLPGGMGVNFIKQFNGAGLGKEIVLLAPGFSGDEDTIAAVGAPIEGLHNSSQWAADLDNPANRKFVEDFRKTYNRIPTLYASQGYDAAMLLDSAVRQTGGKLGADALRPALRRADFKSVRGEFKFNRNQYPIQNYYLRTIVKGADGKLANKLSGTVLTQYHDPFAAACQMK from the coding sequence ATGAACGGAAAACTATGGCGCCGGCGCGCGCTGGCGGCGCTGGTCGCGGTGGGCTGTATGACGGCGGCCGGCGGCGCGTCGGCGGCGGACAAGATCAAGGTCGGCCTGCTGACCACGCTGTCTGGACCGGGCGCGGCGCTGGGCAATGAGATCCGCGACGGCTTCAATCTTGCGCTGCAGCATACCGGCGGCAAGCTGGGCGGCCTGCCGGCCGAGGTGGTAGTGGCCGATGACCAGCAGAAGGCCGATGCCGGGCGCCAGGCGGTCGAGCGCCTGCTCAAGCGCGACAAGGTCGACGTCATGACGGGGATCGTGTTTTCCAATGTGCTGCTGCCGGTGATGCCGGCCATCCTGCAGTCGGGCACGATCTACCTCAGCACCAACACCGGGCCCGAGAACTATGCCGGCGCGGGTTGCAATCCGAATTTCTTCGCGGTGGCCTGGCAGAACGAGGACATCCCGGCGGCGATGGGCAAGTACGCCGCCGACCAGGGTTTCAAGCGGGTGGCGCTGATCGCGCCGGATTATCCGGGCGGGCGAGAGTCGCTCAATGGCTTCAAGCGCCTGTACAAGGGCGGTCTGTCGGAAGAGATCTATACCCAGCTGGGCCAGCTCGACTACGGCGTCGAGATCACGCGGCTGCGCGCCAGCAAGCCCGACGCGGTGTTCTTCTTCCTGCCGGGCGGCATGGGCGTGAATTTCATCAAGCAGTTCAACGGCGCCGGCCTGGGCAAGGAGATCGTGCTGCTGGCGCCGGGCTTCTCGGGCGACGAGGATACGATCGCGGCGGTGGGCGCGCCGATCGAAGGCCTGCATAACTCGTCGCAATGGGCGGCCGACCTGGACAACCCGGCCAACCGCAAGTTCGTCGAGGACTTCAGGAAAACCTACAACCGCATCCCCACGCTGTACGCCTCGCAAGGCTACGACGCCGCCATGCTGCTGGACAGCGCGGTCAGGCAGACCGGCGGCAAGCTGGGCGCCGATGCGCTGCGCCCGGCCCTGCGCCGCGCTGATTTCAAGTCGGTGCGCGGCGAATTCAAGTTCAATCGCAATCAGTACCCGATCCAGAACTACTACCTGCGCACCATCGTCAAGGGCGCGGACGGCAAGCTGGCCAACAAGCTGTCGGGCACGGTGCTGACGCAGTATCACGACCCGTTCGCCGCCGCCTGCCAGATGAAGTAA
- a CDS encoding dienelactone hydrolase family protein: MTATITTREVSIASHDGKSFSAYLAVPASGHGPGLVLCQEIFGINDFMRRTAQSLAEEGYVVLAPDLFWRQQPGIQLTDGPADMPRAFELYQRFDVELGVKDIAATLAALRVLPEQQGGAGVLGYCLGGKLAYLAACRTDADVAIGYYGVGIEDSLEEAANLRGRLVLHIAEKDGFCPPPARQRILEALGGKANVELYVYPGMDHAFARTGGAHYDKPSALMAHQRSMAALQRVIGPQFDYSYLWDKHCEYEFGTRDVAATMATMVAEPYVNHIPTMTGGVGYRELSRFYQHHFVNSNPPDTRLVPLSRTVGATQIVDELLFCFTHTTEIDWLLPGVAPTGKYVEIPLVAIVKFRGDKLCHEHIYWDQASVLVQIGVLDPKGLPVAGRETAQKLLDETLPSNTLMARWKDSENK; encoded by the coding sequence ATGACCGCAACCATCACGACGCGCGAGGTGTCCATCGCCTCGCACGACGGCAAATCATTCAGCGCCTACCTGGCCGTGCCGGCCTCGGGCCACGGACCCGGGCTGGTGCTGTGCCAGGAGATATTCGGCATCAACGACTTCATGCGCCGCACCGCGCAGTCGCTGGCCGAGGAGGGCTACGTGGTGCTGGCGCCGGACCTGTTCTGGCGCCAGCAGCCCGGCATCCAGCTGACCGACGGCCCGGCCGACATGCCGCGCGCCTTCGAGCTGTATCAGCGTTTCGACGTCGAGCTGGGCGTCAAGGACATCGCCGCGACCCTGGCGGCGCTGCGCGTCCTGCCCGAGCAGCAGGGCGGCGCCGGCGTGCTGGGCTATTGCCTGGGCGGCAAGCTGGCCTACCTGGCCGCCTGCCGCACCGATGCCGACGTGGCCATCGGCTACTACGGCGTGGGCATCGAGGACAGCCTGGAAGAAGCCGCCAACCTGCGCGGCCGGCTGGTGCTGCACATCGCCGAAAAGGACGGCTTCTGTCCGCCGCCGGCGCGCCAGCGCATCCTGGAGGCGCTGGGCGGCAAGGCCAACGTCGAGCTGTATGTATACCCCGGCATGGACCACGCCTTCGCCCGCACCGGCGGCGCGCACTATGACAAGCCGTCGGCGCTGATGGCGCACCAGCGCAGCATGGCCGCGCTGCAACGCGTGATCGGGCCGCAGTTCGATTATTCGTATCTGTGGGACAAGCACTGCGAATACGAGTTCGGCACCCGTGACGTGGCCGCGACCATGGCCACCATGGTGGCCGAGCCGTACGTCAACCACATCCCCACCATGACCGGCGGCGTGGGCTACCGCGAACTGTCGCGCTTCTATCAGCACCACTTCGTCAACAGCAATCCGCCCGACACCAGACTGGTGCCGTTGTCGCGCACCGTGGGCGCGACGCAGATCGTCGACGAACTGCTGTTCTGCTTCACTCACACCACCGAGATAGACTGGCTGCTGCCCGGCGTCGCGCCCACCGGCAAGTACGTCGAGATCCCGCTGGTGGCCATCGTCAAGTTCCGCGGCGACAAGCTCTGCCACGAACACATCTACTGGGACCAGGCCAGCGTGCTGGTGCAGATTGGCGTGCTCGATCCCAAGGGCCTGCCGGTGGCCGGCCGCGAGACCGCGCAGAAGCTGCTGGACGAGACCCTGCCTTCCAACACCCTGATGGCGCGCTGGAAAGACAGCGAGAACAAGTAG
- a CDS encoding aromatic ring-hydroxylating dioxygenase subunit alpha, translating to MPYSDQQLGEMVRGDSVHRALYTDPAIFELEMQRIYGRAWVYVGHESQVPKTGDYHTTRLGDQDVLMVRASDGRVHVLYNRCPHKGAKVVADGDGCVGKFFRCPYHAWTFKLDGSHLGVPLKQGLEGTAYDPTDPGFSMRRLPRVESYRGFVFASQARDGQGLAEFLGGVRSSIDNLCDRSPVGEVEVAGGIFRVMQRSNWKVFYENLHDTMHARVTHESSFAAARDEAKEIGEMPFELHIMDGNGEPYEFWEKLELRAYDNGHGYMEGIFNPGAAERDPVSRAHFEALTAAYGADRAREILGMNRHNTVIYGSGSPHTVFQQFRVIRPIAVDRTLIEIQTFRCKGAPDGVFKRAMLYANVINSPSSNVMPDDIELYNRCQEGNATRGGEWVSMHRYHGTDRSDADGMVSVNGTSELPMRNQFRAWKNYMEAGPVAPAHGQGEGACC from the coding sequence ATGCCGTATAGCGATCAACAATTGGGCGAGATGGTGCGCGGCGACAGCGTGCACCGCGCCCTGTACACCGACCCGGCGATCTTCGAACTGGAGATGCAGCGCATCTACGGCCGCGCCTGGGTCTACGTCGGCCACGAAAGCCAGGTGCCCAAGACGGGCGACTATCACACCACGCGCCTGGGCGACCAGGACGTGCTGATGGTGCGCGCCAGCGACGGCCGCGTGCACGTCCTGTACAACCGCTGCCCGCACAAGGGCGCCAAGGTGGTGGCCGACGGCGACGGCTGCGTCGGCAAGTTCTTCCGCTGCCCGTACCACGCCTGGACCTTCAAGCTCGATGGCAGCCATCTCGGCGTGCCGCTCAAGCAGGGGCTGGAAGGCACCGCCTACGATCCCACCGACCCCGGCTTCTCCATGCGCCGCCTGCCGCGCGTGGAAAGCTATCGCGGCTTCGTCTTCGCCAGCCAGGCGCGCGACGGCCAGGGCCTGGCGGAATTCCTGGGCGGCGTGCGCTCGTCGATCGACAACCTGTGCGACCGCTCGCCGGTGGGCGAAGTGGAAGTGGCCGGCGGCATCTTCCGTGTGATGCAGCGCTCGAACTGGAAGGTGTTCTACGAGAACCTGCACGACACCATGCACGCCCGCGTGACGCACGAATCGTCCTTCGCCGCCGCCCGCGACGAAGCCAAGGAGATCGGCGAGATGCCGTTCGAGCTGCACATCATGGACGGCAACGGCGAGCCCTACGAGTTCTGGGAAAAGCTGGAGCTGCGCGCCTACGACAACGGCCACGGCTACATGGAAGGCATCTTCAACCCGGGCGCGGCCGAACGCGACCCGGTGTCGCGCGCCCATTTCGAGGCGCTGACCGCGGCCTACGGCGCAGACCGCGCCCGCGAGATCCTCGGCATGAACCGCCACAACACCGTCATCTACGGCAGCGGCTCGCCGCACACGGTGTTCCAGCAGTTCCGCGTGATCCGGCCGATCGCTGTCGACCGCACCCTGATCGAGATCCAGACGTTCCGCTGCAAGGGCGCGCCGGACGGCGTGTTCAAACGCGCCATGCTGTACGCCAACGTCATCAATTCGCCGTCGTCCAACGTCATGCCGGACGACATCGAGCTCTACAACCGCTGCCAGGAAGGCAACGCCACCCGTGGCGGCGAGTGGGTCAGCATGCACCGCTACCATGGCACCGACCGCAGCGACGCCGACGGCATGGTGTCGGTCAACGGCACCAGCGAGCTGCCGATGCGCAACCAGTTCCGCGCCTGGAAAAACTACATGGAGGCCGGTCCCGTGGCGCCCGCACACGGCCAAGGAGAAGGCGCATGCTGCTAG
- a CDS encoding aromatic-ring-hydroxylating dioxygenase subunit beta gives MLLDLEFDVSTANLAPADVPAEAYHRIAQFLYREARLLDERRYDDWQSLWTDDGMYWMPREPGQSSPYDHISLFWEDRMLRDVRIRRLQHPRNWSQQPPTRSARLVGAVQVEGVDAGGNLVVHSAFQMTEWRKRQPRQLAGRYTHKLAADGDSWRIRMKRVDLVNCDDAHDVFEVFV, from the coding sequence ATGCTGCTAGACCTGGAATTCGACGTATCCACCGCCAACCTGGCGCCGGCCGACGTGCCGGCCGAGGCCTATCACCGCATCGCCCAGTTCCTGTACCGCGAGGCGCGGCTGCTAGACGAGCGCCGCTACGACGACTGGCAGTCGCTGTGGACTGACGACGGCATGTACTGGATGCCGCGCGAACCGGGCCAGTCCAGCCCCTACGACCACATCTCGCTGTTCTGGGAAGACCGCATGCTGCGCGACGTGCGCATCCGCCGGCTGCAACACCCGCGCAACTGGTCGCAGCAGCCGCCCACGCGCAGCGCGCGGCTGGTGGGCGCGGTGCAGGTCGAGGGCGTGGACGCCGGCGGCAACCTGGTGGTGCACTCGGCATTCCAGATGACCGAATGGCGCAAGCGCCAGCCGCGCCAGCTGGCGGGACGCTACACCCATAAGCTGGCCGCCGACGGCGACAGCTGGCGCATCCGCATGAAGCGCGTTGACCTGGTGAACTGCGACGACGCGCACGACGTGTTCGAGGTGTTCGTGTGA
- a CDS encoding cysteine hydrolase family protein: MSAIDAAVLALHYQNDVLHPEGKIRVGLDADGAVRQRLLRGAADLLDGARSHGLPIVHVRIAFRPDYADLLPNCDIFRNVASIGAVAEGQWGSAFYDGLQPLAGSPREFVVKHTRISAFYGTPLEETLRLLGARRLVVAGVATHSVVEGTVRHAADIGFNVMVAEDACASADPAVHDASLASMRLIAQTGSVAQAVRWAATAH; this comes from the coding sequence GTGAGCGCGATCGACGCCGCGGTGCTGGCGCTGCACTACCAGAACGACGTGCTGCATCCCGAAGGCAAGATCCGCGTCGGGCTGGACGCCGATGGCGCGGTGCGCCAGCGCCTGCTGCGTGGCGCCGCCGACCTGCTCGACGGCGCCCGTAGCCATGGCCTGCCGATCGTGCACGTGCGCATCGCCTTCAGGCCCGACTATGCCGACCTGCTGCCCAACTGCGACATCTTCCGCAACGTCGCCAGCATCGGCGCCGTGGCCGAGGGGCAATGGGGCAGCGCCTTCTACGACGGCCTGCAACCGCTGGCCGGCAGCCCGCGCGAGTTCGTGGTCAAGCACACCCGCATCAGCGCCTTCTACGGCACGCCGCTGGAAGAGACGCTGCGGCTGCTGGGCGCGCGCCGGCTGGTGGTGGCGGGCGTGGCCACCCACTCGGTGGTCGAGGGCACCGTGCGGCATGCGGCGGATATCGGTTTCAATGTCATGGTGGCCGAAGACGCCTGCGCCTCGGCCGATCCGGCGGTGCATGACGCTTCGCTGGCCAGCATGCGCCTGATCGCGCAGACCGGCTCGGTGGCGCAGGCGGTGCGCTGGGCGGCCACCGCGCACTGA
- a CDS encoding glucose 1-dehydrogenase yields MDFSGFPGLAGKTAIVTGSTQGLGADIARGLAAAGANVVLVGRNAQAGQALAAALGDRALFHETDIGQDDQIRHCLNAALARFGRVDILVNNACQYNDRGLASSREEWHATLDTNLVSAAIFTQMAAPLLPRGGVVVNLGSTGGKFGAAGRALYPASKAALLQITKNFAVELAPAGIRVLAVSPAWTWSPSVEQLAGGSREAADAVGAHFHPLGRVGSGEEIAAAVCFACSDAASWMTGVDIPVDGGFSILGPDRGISPRAWFKQLAP; encoded by the coding sequence ATGGATTTTTCCGGCTTTCCCGGCCTGGCCGGCAAGACCGCCATCGTCACCGGCAGCACGCAGGGCCTGGGCGCGGACATCGCGCGCGGGCTGGCGGCGGCCGGCGCCAACGTGGTGCTGGTGGGGCGCAACGCGCAGGCGGGGCAGGCGTTGGCCGCCGCCCTGGGCGACCGCGCGTTGTTCCACGAGACCGACATCGGCCAGGACGACCAGATCCGCCACTGCCTGAATGCCGCGCTGGCGCGCTTCGGCCGCGTCGACATCCTGGTGAACAACGCCTGCCAGTACAACGATCGCGGGCTGGCCTCCAGCCGCGAGGAATGGCACGCCACGCTCGACACCAACCTGGTGTCGGCCGCCATCTTCACGCAGATGGCGGCGCCGCTGCTGCCGCGCGGCGGCGTGGTGGTCAACCTGGGCAGCACCGGCGGCAAGTTCGGCGCGGCCGGGCGCGCGCTGTATCCGGCCTCCAAGGCGGCCTTGCTGCAGATCACCAAGAACTTCGCCGTGGAACTGGCGCCGGCCGGCATCCGCGTGCTGGCGGTGTCGCCGGCCTGGACCTGGTCTCCGTCGGTCGAACAACTGGCCGGCGGCTCGCGCGAAGCCGCCGACGCGGTCGGCGCGCACTTCCATCCGCTGGGCCGGGTCGGCTCGGGCGAGGAGATCGCGGCGGCGGTGTGTTTCGCCTGCTCCGACGCGGCCTCGTGGATGACGGGCGTGGATATCCCGGTGGACGGCGGTTTCTCGATCCTGGGGCCGGACCGCGGCATTTCGCCGCGCGCCTGGTTCAAGCAGTTGGCGCCCTGA